The nucleotide window TACTTTCgatatttgtttcttttccatAGACCTACCTTTGAGTATTTAGTGTCTGTACCTCCCTATGCactcctcctttcttctcttaTTTCACTCTTCATCATGTCTCTGCACTTTTTTGCACTTGactctctgtttctgttcttcTACCTCCTCCAGTTTTTGTAAAGTGCCTTCatctctcccttcctcctcattgttttttctttctttctccttctcagctgtttcttctctccagtttctctatttatattttccttCTTTAGGTTGACTGACTTCCCTCTCCACCTGATAGCTTTCCCTACCCGCCcatctactgtatgtttccACAGCAGTGTAGTACATCAGCTTGAGTAAACATTAACAGATGGCTTATAAAAACTAATCACCTGtcaataaatgctaatgtcattAAAATCAGGAAGATTTATCGTGGTGTTTGTGGACAGCAGTTGGACCTCACAGTTGTACAATTTGTCTTTGGATTCTCTGAATATTTTGAGTTTCTGTATGTGTTCTTCTGAATTTTATCTGCTCAGTTTGATGCCTTGATTATTGGTTTTTGATAGAATTGGatatttctgaatgttttctgttttttcaccaacaaaaatgtaaaaacatattGAGGGGGAAAAGAGAACATGTTATTGTCTTCGGTCATTCATTGGGTTCCACTTGCATATGTTGAAAGTGGACTTTCATTCATACATATTGGCTCCACCAATATCACAATGGCATGGACTTTGTGCTTATtattatttctctctgtctgttttttggaTTTCAAGGAGTCTCCACAATAAGCTGAGGTTGGGCAGCGGCTCATCCTCAAGTCTGACAGACCTCTCGCAGGCAAAAAccccaggaggaggaggaggggataaGGGAGGAATAAGTGGTGGACTGTCAGAAGAGTGCAGCAAAGACAAAGGGACCCAGCAGAGAAGAGCCGGGGCCAATGCCACCTGGAACAGGTTAGTGTGTTAGTTAATCGGTCTTGAGTTGCTTTaccttatatatatatatatctatatatatatatatatctatatatatatatatatatatatatatatatatatatatatatatatatatatttatatatatatatgtgtgtgtgtgtgtgtgtgtgtgtgtgtgtgtatatttgacTGGataagaaaatgtatgtatgtcaTACATCATAATGTGTATCTCCTTGGCAGTACCATGTATGAATAAACTACACTAGCAGAAAGCTCTGTTGGTGCCATTATTCATGCTATGAATATGAACCtttttttacacacatgcatgtctCTCTTCCCTCAGGGTCCATCACGATCTCTTTTTATATGCATCCATCCCTCACTTTCATCTCATTCTGCCTCATAGATCCTTTTCTTCTCTAGTCCTCTGTCCCTTTTCTCTGGTTATTTTTATGGTGTTTCAGTTTGATTTGACACTACacagcagagaagaaagaagtgCTCTTAGTTTGCTCTGGGGTTGGTGGTGGAGGTCTGAATGAAAAACATGTGCTGGACTGGAGTTCATGCCCTCCTGATCTtttatgttttactgtttttctgtctcttttactttgtttacactCTGATACTTAGTACTAGCAGCCATACAGTATAAGTAACTGCTACTTTGTGACTTATCTGAACACTAGAATATGGACTTGGATTTCATTTCTgtagcacttttccagtcttcTGACTGCTCTAAGGGcattacaacacttgtcacattcacccgttcacacacacattcgtaCACTGATGACAGAGGCTGCTATGCAAGGTGCCACCTgttcatcaggagcaattttggaTTCAGTATCTTGTCGAAGGAAACTTTGACGTGCAGCCGGGAGAGCTGGGGAGTCGTCCCAGAGACCTTTCGATTACAGGATGAcctgctctgcctcctgagccacagctgagCCGATTTTGGCAAATCTATAATACATTCAGTTTGAAGGAATGAGAATAATTTATGTTGTAGCTAAAACCGTGTaattttttatataatattgaaCGAAATTGTTCTACACATCAGCCATTAttctttgtgagtgtgtgtccacTAAATGCTTCTGTGCATGTTTCTTTACAGCATCCACAACGCAGTGATATCAGTTTTCCAGAGGAAGGATCTGGGGGAAAATGAACTATACACTCTGAATGAAGGTGTCAGGTCAGCCATCAGTCTCTTTGGGTTTTGTTAGTTTATTTGTCTGACTCTCTTGCTCGAGCTGGTTTGTATTTTAGGAAGGGACTAAATTATAGTGTTTTCCTCTCCTAATGTCCCACCTTCCCTTGCTGTAGCGTTGGATTTGTAGAGACACCCTTGTTCCCATATAAACATAATAGCAGCCTCATAAGCTAAATTTAGTCTTTACTGAAACATTAACACATGCCCAGTAACATTTATTGTTGCTGCATCACTCTCAGCTGCATCACAGGTTGTTGGTTGAGTCAGAAACCCTATAAAGTTGTTTTAAAGCAGGGAGGTTACACGGGggtcacagctgtgtgtttaatTACAGTGTAGCTGAGGGCAGTTGCTGTCAAAACTGACTCCAGCCATGTACAATAAATGTTAGactacacacgcacacacattacTTAGTGCAACAATGATGCTTGATCTTCCCAGTGAGTACCAGTCTAACATCGCCTTGGGCTGTGAATGGACTCAAGTTGTTGTAtctcaaattaaaaaacataaaagcttCACATTACtttgcagaaacacaacagtgGTCATGACTCAACAAGCTTTTGTATAATTAGATTTCTATGCGACTGTTTACTCAGTGATGTTTTGTGTACCACGAAGATTAAAGGTCAATTTTTCTAGTGAGCCGTCACACTAATGTGTACCTGTGTTAACAGTAGAAAATCCtgttgtttaaatatttacatgtagcTTTTGTATTCAGTGTGAACGACATCTCTTCTCATTTCCTGAGTCTGCTGCTGTTCAAACACTGCAGCTCTCCAGTGCATGAGAACTAATTAGTTTTGGAGGTATTGCTCACAATGTGTGTGGTGTGTCGGTGTATACGCTCATCTGCACTCATGTCTTTTGCAGGCAGCTGTTGAAGACGGAGCTGGGCTCCTTCTTCACTGAGTACCTTCAGAACCAGCTGCTCACTAAAGGCATGGTTATACTGAGAGACAAGATCCGCTTCTATGAaggtacacacaaacacacacacataagttgGGGGAATGAAGATTGGGTTATTTACTTcactaaatgctaacatcaggaTGCACACGGTGACGATGTTATGCTAATGCTTAGTAGTTATAATGTTTGCCATCTTAaagataaatcattttattaatcTTTAGGAGAAAATTAgatatttctttttcagtttaataaaaaGATAATATTTGAGAGTAAAGTGTTCACAGAGGAGGTTCCCAGGAAAATTCTACAACGAAATAAAGATGACGCAAAGACTATCAAGCAAGCTTTTTTGTAGAATTTCCCTTAATCATGAATTAATGCTGTTTACAGTAACAGTGATTCATTTCAGGGAAACTCAGAGATGAACTGAGAGGTGATCAAGAGACTTTATCTCAGTATGACAAAAGTCACAAGTCGAGAGGGAAAATAATAATTGACTAAAATTCCGGATGCTAAGTTAACTATTAGTCTCAACTGTTATCTTTTCACCATCAGTCTTAGGAAAGGACATTTTTCTGCTGTACACAcctgtatgcacacacacacacacacacacacacacacaatcacacaatcacacacagtcagagtcagagaacGAGCCATTGAAGAGGTGAAAACAAGAGACTGAACTGAATTTCTTGTCTCTGTTGTGGTTAATGTGTGACATTTATTTGAAGCACCTTTGAaataaccaaacacacacacacacacacacacacactataagAACTTCTCAGTGCTGTCGTCACAAgaaccagacaggaagtgatgcttTGCGTCAACTACACAACAACAGTGAGAAATTTAAGATAAGACAAACCACTGCAGATTTGTGTAGTAGTTTGCAGTTTGGGGTTGTTTTACAATAAACCATTTCATATCAAATACTCATGCATCATCCCTTTTATTATGTTCCAAAATGTTACATTCTTGATCTTGAGCTGTGTCTTTTGAGTGGTTCTGGCCGATGCAAATGagcttaaagctgctataaaaACATAGGAAACTAAAAAAGAATGTTTGCAAAACCAAAAAAGGCCATAGGCCATGTCCATGATTATGAACATGAGATGTGAGATAAGGACGCCATCAGCCTcaataataactataataagTTCTCATCTTACACACTTCTAAATTACAGTGCTTAGATTTTTCCCCAAATTGTAGCACATCATCTGTTCCTGACAGTCCCTGTTGCTGTAATTTTTTAGACTTTGTGGCTCTCTCCTGATTGGTTGACTGTCTTCCTGCTTGTGTGTTATAGGTCAGAAGTTGCTTGACTCCCTGGCAGACACATgggacttcttcttctgtgatgTTCTGTCCATGCTGCAGGCCATCTTCTACCCTgtacaggtacacacacagacacacacacactctcacatgcTCATATTCTCATATAGAAAACTGTGttgatgtgcatgtgtgtgtgtgtgttctcagggGAAGGAGCCGTCCGTGCGTCAGTTGGCTCTGCTCCACTTCAGGAACATCATCACCCTCAACCTGAAACTGGACGAGGCTCTGTCTCGACCCCGAGCCAGAGTCCCTCCTTCTATCATACAGATGCTGCTAATACTGCAGGTACCCACTGTCTTTATCTGTTCCTTACAATCTCTCATGCTTTCtctctcatccacacacacacacacacacacacacacacacacacaccctcaaacATCTGTCTTGCACAGACAAACATCCATGACTGATGTAGGGTGAGTGAAGAGGGTAAATGGCaacagatggagaaagaggagcagagacGCTACAAACAGAgctgttgagttttttcttGCACAGGGATCTCACAGGAAGTAATCTCAGTGTGAACACAGAGCTCAGTAATCTTCCCATGTCCACTCAGTACCCTCTGCACCCAGCCTGTGTCTGAAGATTTGTGTCAATGTTTATGTGAATTATCCATGTTTACACTGTTGTTTTAAGACCCGTATGtcctcagaaaaacaggaaaaaaaagggtgaGAGCTCCTTAGCAAAAAATGCATATTTAGAGTTGAGGCAAAGAGCCACAGGGGAGAGCACAGACATTGATGTGTCCCCGGTAGATACATTGCTTCAGCtcataaacatttgaaaataaatatagtaACAGAAGGGAAAAGTAAAAGGCCCAATGTGTAACATTTATATAGATGAACCAGGTTTATTTGATTTAGTTATTCATCCATTGTGCAGTGACTTGAAGCTGCAGACAGTTAATTGTCCGTTACCTTCACTTCCTGTGGAAACAGGAAAAGAGTCGTTTACTTATTATTTAACTTTGGTGTTGCTCGACTCCTCATGCAAAAAACACATACTGGATTTTCAAGCTAAGACGCTGCTGGTTTCACAAAATTTACACCACACGTCTTATTTATCCCTCTGTTTTGAAACCTGAACCACTGCAAGATAATAGGGGTAGAAAGAAACGAAAAGAAAGGAACAAAATTCTGTCTCTTATTGTctataatatttacaatatcctCCACAATTATGCAGGTCTAAGCCAGTCGCTCGTGGGCATGGCCGGAAGAGTCTCAGATATCTATGAGAAAAATGACTGATTTACATGAACAATATTACTGTAACTAGAACAGGTTGACTTTGcttgcaaactattctaattCTAACTTTCCAACTTGCAGATTTatcaatttatagtaaagttTGTATATTATGGTGTAGTGGGAGTTGGAGACATTGAAGTCTGGCAACCGTGGCGTAGCTCGTTTATAGCGTATAACGtcagctttttacttctggtgaCTGATTTGCATTCAAAAAATCATGAAAGTGGTATTTATTTGTGAAGATTtccttgctgaacaaaacatatAAGATGATGCTAACTACCAACCAACAAAAATACGTCAGCCATGCAGCACTCTATTGATTAGCTATTGAGGCTTCTTTAAAATCCCCAACTGATAAAATGGCTCTTCCATGAAACCACAAGATATTTAAGCAGTGgtataagataagataagaaagGATTTCAACACTGACGTGAACCCACTGTAGTGTATTGAGTCATCTCAGAGTGATTTGTGTTCCTATATGTAGCAGTATTCCTAAAAAGATAATTCAGTGATGGTTTCCAAAAAGATATTAATTTAGCTAGCATTAGTTAGCAACCTTTAGCCCCTGAAGAATCAAAGTGGCAGTCTCTACAGAGTATTGAGTACTGCAGCAACCAGTCACAGATTAATGGATGGTTTCGACTGAGCTAACATGGTCAATGTTCCAAAAACctcatgtatgtattcaaggTTACGCATTTAATGGTCAGAGAGGTACGATGTGGGTCAGGGAGTAAATGCAAGTGAATTAAATGTGCTCTCAAGTGTGTCTGGGAGCGTGAACTTTAAAGTCTGCTTCTGTTCGGGTTACTTTGGACATTATTGTGGTGACTCATTGACCCAAATGTGCTGCTTCCAGactgagggagagggagggcaAGACGGCAAGACAGTAAAAAGACGCATTATTCAGTGTGTACAGActggtctgtttttgtttgctcaCGATGGATATTAAGGCAGAGACATGAAAGGGAAAGACAGGTAAAAGCAGATAGGAAAGCAGGGCCATGAAGACAAGAGGTTGAGTGTAATAGAGATAAAAATTcaaattgctgtttttgctACTTCTTCTTTCATCTGTTAGTAATTTCCCTTTTATTCTGTGACGCAAATTCACTCAAGTCTGGTCCATTTATGTGGTTTGTTTCTGCGCTGTGGTTTTGATGCATGGTCTCAATGATTCAGAGCACTGAAACCTGATTGATCTCTTCTTTGTTAGTTGAAGAGTTTGAAGTGAGGTCTGGGCCCATATATGTCACACCCCTGAGCGTGAAAATTTGTGTGGAAGTAAATCCAACTttcaacagagaggaaaaagataATTATTTGATGACTTCTGAAGTCATGGAGAGCATGAAGTCATGGAAACTAGAAAGCCTTAACCTTTAAatacaaaagagagagaaaagtgagcTCATAAAACAGCACCAAATTGATTATGAGGGAAATTTGTCACTGGGGTATTTAAAAACAGACTAACATCAAGAGCCGTTTGAACCTCGCTGCACAGATGAAAGCAGTAATTCTTGTGTTTCCTGAAGACCGTGCTGAAACAATCACATGGGACATGAAACAAGAAGACCCATCTGCAACAAACCTGTGTTCATTTGGTTGACAAATAACTTTCGTCAGAGTTTTTGTCCCATTTTTTTGCTGGCAAAAACCAGAAGATAAATCAATTCAAgctttttttataataaaaagaaCCATGACTAAACCTGTTGACACTTTTCTCAACAAATGCAAAGTTGCAAAGCTTGCCCTCTTGTGGAAAAACACCCCTTTTTTCCCATTTAGGAAGCTTCATCCATTCTTCCATTGTTGGTTTAATACTCACTTCACTAAAGCTACTCTATTAAAAGGAATTTACATCCAACTGTGCAGTTTTTCTCAGCTGAAGATCGTGTTTTCACTtctttcagttcattgtttCACTGTAATGTCACTGCTGTAGTTCGGTTTCATAGCTCTAGGGGCAACAAGCAGCTGCTTTCTGCAAAAAAAGCTCTGGTAAACCCATCGAATGCTACACGCTCAGCACCAAACAATAGACAGACAAATTAGCAACTAGCGGGTGAACACAGtagaacatttagcagctaacgAAACAGATATTTCCATCAGACTTCCTGTCTTTCCTCTGGGCATTGCAGATCTATTTACAACGCATGAAACCAAAAAACAGAGACACCCAGtcagagggaaaaagagaggcaTTTCTCGGTTAattacatttgatatttttaaacctgAACCTTCATGCAACAAAAACATCCTGACCTGAAAACCAGATACTTTGAGGTAATCTGTTTGGTCTGAGTCGGGTAGCTTAACTCTACTTTCTTCACTGAATGAAGACATGCATCATTTCCAGattttaaatcagtttcatGGCTTTGTTTAGTCTCTTTATCTAAATTGAGTAAAGCTGTTGATGTTTTCCTTATCTGAGTACATTTTAACAACTGTAAGATTGGGAGCAAATTCACTCAACACTCTCAGCTGTTTTATTCATGGTGTCTTCCGGCCCGGTCTACAAAAGCATAGTGTGTTTCCTATTGGCAGCTGTCAACTCCATTATGTTTAAAATTCAGTCAGCTAATGTGACCTTTGATTCTACTCGAGATAGCTGGCAAAAAGCAGAGCAGAAAAGTCAAACTGAACtccttctttgtttttcccccGAAATTTTTTTTCACGGCTTTTAAAGTTTCCATTACCTCCGGCCAACAAGCTGCAATTACTGGCACACAAactaatgtttgtttgtgtgtgtttgtgtctgatgcAGGGAGTCCATGAATCTAAAGGTGTAACAGATGACTACCTCCGTCTGGAGTCGCTCATCCAGAAGGTGGTCTCTCCCTACCTTGGGACTCATGGGTTATATTCCAGAGATGGCTCCTCAAATTTGCACTGCTCCTCCTGCCTATTAGGTATGTGGGTGGTAATCTACAATGCAAGTGCTTTTAAAGGTTGCAAGTGCCATGATCCcatatgtgtttatgtgatcTTGCGTGTTTTTAagcacaaaataatcaaaattcTTCAACTTAATCTTTCTTTACTGTCACTCTCTCTCCAGAAAAGCGTTTGCAGCGCTCCTGGCCCTCGAAAACCAGCAACTCCCCCGTCGCCAAGAACCCAGTGGTACGCTCTAAGAGCTACAACGTTCCCATGCTCACCCCTGTGGTGGAGTACGACATCGACTCCTCCGCAGGAGGTGGCACAGGTATCAGACGACACTCCGTCTCCGAGATGACGTCCTGCCTGGAGGAGAGCAGCTCTGTGGCTGAATCCACGACCACCGCCACCAACAACACCAGCACATCCAGCCTCGCCAACCCCTCCCCGGCTTTCACAGCCTCTGTTGCACTTTCAGGTACAACTACACTGCTTACGATATGGTATTATACAATACCGTatgatatgatacgatacaatAAGGTACGATATGGCACAATATATTATGTTTTCAGATAACTCTGTAAGAAGTAggtttgattttaaaggacaagGATTCTGCACCAGAACACAcgttttttttgtatcttacAACACAACTGTTTCCAAAGGTCTCAAAAAGCTGTATGTGTTATGATGTTGTCTATATTTTTAGGTATGTTTGCATCCATGTGTGGCATTGTAGATAAGCAACATGTCTTTGTGAACATTGTTGGCAGTGATTTCATTTCTCACATATCGCCCACCATGTTGTTCTTACATGCAAATGAGTTCACATGATGTTGCATGATGGATTAAGTTATTTCTGGGTTTGATGTTGATGTCACAGGCTGCTGCAGTACGGTGATGTGTGGAGTTACACTGTATGTGGCTAAAGCCATCATGATTGTTAGACAACATAATGTACTTTCCAGCATTTTACATGACGTACTTCTGTATGGCACGGTTGCATACATTTAATACTGGCACAAAATTGTTAACTAACGATACTGTACTGTGAGTTGTGATCACATTAAACCTACTTATCATTCAGTCTTTTAAAACTTCTCCTGTCCTCTGTGCAGACACTGTGACCTCCATCAAGGACCCCCGGCCCAGAGATGCCAACAGTCCCCACAATCGCCAGCTACGGCATCAttccccctccatcctcccagAGCCCTCCCCAGATGAGGACACACACTGCACGGGCTCGCTGGTGTCCgactcctctgtgtcctccagaGTTCTGGCTCAAGACACGAGCTCCGGCCCCAGTCCTGGGTCCAGTCCGGAGATCATGATGGACCACATCCTGGAGTCTCTGGACTCCGAGCCGGAGCACGACGGCATCTTTCTGGACTTCTCAAGACGCTGTTCTGGAGGATCGACACACAGCAGGGGCAGTAACAGGCAGAGTGTggcgtgacacacacacatctaagAAGATACACACTGATGCAGGGACATGTGCAAAAAATGCTGAGCCGTGACATTCCTCACACCCTGTGATGCCTCCTGCTGTTATATGGAGACTTTAGACCATCAGGGATTCTTTCAAACTGagttatttttataataagaaGTCTAACCTCATGTTGACTGGTAATTACATCACTTGGGCAATTTTTAAGTGTGTGCCCCCAGTTGGAAACATCAGCACAGGCCTCTCTGGCCTATAATCATATAAATCACTTGACTTTCAAACTAGACTACAGACCAGTGGTTTTGCTCTCGGAGCTGGGATTTTTCCCtattttctcttttgaatgACAATTTTTACTACAAATGTGTATTAGGGCCATTAcaggtaaaacaaaaaagaaaaaaagaaaaaattacagGGTccaggggagaaaaaaatgtggataTTCTCTGCAATTTAAGTGGTACaaactagggatgcacgatatatatgGTAAAACTCTTACATTTATGAGAAAAAACTTGAAGATTCTCTGACACTAGAAAGTCAAGAAAttgtgagaaaataaattatattctctgagattaaagtcacaAATTTTGTGGTCGAGGAACCACATCGCTTCAAagtttttacttatttatttttatcctaTAATGGCCCTATAATAGCCCGCCGTAGAGGGGCAGGCGCACatgctgaaaatgaaaatgttttattgttgtcagATGTCTCTTTAAGACGAGGGCTATTGAATAGCTTTAGCTGTCaaattcaaacttttaatatttcaaatgtaaaacaaactCCAGTTTGACCAGTGATGCTTCTTTATTGTTGGTTGAacttattttattaaatgatgataCTAATCAAAACCACcttctgtttatgttttgtctgTATCTTTATTGGCTGTATCTCTAGTGAAGTATATGTATAGTGAGAGAAGAAGACACTGGAAGTGGTTCAATATGTCTCAATTCCCTCTGCTTTTAGGCTTCATCCAGATAATAATGTGAGCAAGCAAGTTTTTCCTGGTACCACCAAATTAAAAGTTTGCAGTGAGATAAAAGTTTTTTAAGTAAAGATTTAGACTGGCAGAGGTGTTGCTCAGTTTGGAAAATAATGATCAGTTCAGTGTTTGCCAAGAAGATAACAGCCAACATTGTTTTTCCTGTATTCAACTGTTTTCAAACCTTGGACCTCTTCCTCCCACTTCCTGTCAAATTGAAATCGTCACTGAAACTCGCCCCTGCGTCAGCTCAGAGgatgtgtgagtctgtgatTCATAAGACTTTCTCATAAGGAAATGTTTTTAGTTAAAATTTAACTGAACAAAGGCCTTTTGTGAGGGTCAGGGAGACGGTTTTAATTTGGTTACTCTGATGGTgatcaattaaaagaaaaatgttttcagatgttAATCAAAGAGAATATTTTCACAGGAACAAGCAGGGCTTTCCCCACTGCTGATTCTCAGATTTGAGCTCTGTTTAACATGAACCCTGGGCTTATCgccgctgcacacacactgcgtTGGTCCCCACTTAAAATAGCAGAAAGCCACGTGTAAAGACTCTGTCATGCAGCTGCAGTATGTTTTCCCCGAGTCTGTCTAAACAGGGACAAACAACTCTTAATGTGACTTTTCCTTGTTTACTGGTAAAAAATCACATCCAGGccacaaacactttttatttgtGAGTGAATGCAGCCCCTTCATGAGAAATCATGAACCCAATTTTATGTTTCTAAACAATGAGACCTATGTGGTGTACCGGATGGGATGTCTTGCTTCAAAAATAGACTCTCTGAGTAGCTATTTAGTCTGTATAAACACCCAAAACTTTGATTTCAACCAATGTCGGGACTATATTTTGAATTCAGGTTGAGTAAACTTTGCAGACACTGCCACCTTGTGTCGCCCTTTTAACAGTACATGGTGTGTATTATCTGTCCTTGTTTTCAAACTGATTCAGGCAGAATAGCCCTTTAAAACCTTTGGACTATCAAGTGCACCATGGAGGAGCAAAGAAAAgaggcattttaaaaaattgatcaagtttttatttctctgctaaaagaaaaaaggatttttagAAAGTTAGGAGGCAGTTGGTTTAAGAACCAGCTGGATTTTCTTGACTTCCCTGTTCGACCATGAGCTGCTGGGTGAGCGCCGAGCTCCAGAACAGGTTGGATCTTTTTTATTCTCCTTTGATTTGCAGGCTTCTCATACAGGCCTGCTCCTGGGTTTGACGATCGGTCATCACGACTATTTGTTTACTACTTTACTGCTTATAgactttatttctgtttgataccaaaatgtgtttttgttcagttgCTAGTTGTGTAGGTTATTTTCAGttaacatattttaaaactgtGTGTACAATTAATTTCCTGTCTGACAACCAACCTTCACTGATACCAAtaatatacagcacacaataTTTAACTCTTTATAACTTAGACACGATCATTTTTAGTCATTGAGAAAACAACTATTGCTCATTTCTAAGGTTGGTTGAAAGAAAGGGATTTTTCCACCCCAGAACAAGATATCCACTTTTTCCACCTAGCAATCAGCCTCTCAGATTTTAAAATTtaacttttgttgttgttgctcttaAAGGTATTTTGTTGTTTCCCAACAAGTTGCCAGATCCTTCATATTCATGCAAATTGACAGATACAATTTCAAGattcaaaatgctttttttGGTACAACCAGGATTGTACAAGGAAATGATAAATAATCCTTTTATTCTACTTATTAAAACtaagttatataaatatatgattaATAAATGTACAGTGGCTTCAGCACTGTTTGACATGATGAATAATGTTTAACACATCCTCCTAAAATGCAGTCAGTTGTTTTACAATAGCAggttgaagctctttactttaatCAGAAGTGCATATAGTCACGTTAGGCCTCAGTAATAATCAACCACCATCTCTGGCAGTGAAGGTAGCTGCAATTATGTGCAGTGTGCAATCTGGCAGTGTACACTGTATTTTAACTAGCACCACTGTTTACTCACCCCTAGGCCATAATACCTCTTTATGcctcattttcattgtttgtaaaATCCCCACTTAATTGTTGCTGACTGAATCAAACTGCAGTGTCTTTTATTGTACGACCACTTGGGGGTGCCAACGTGAGAAACTTTGAAATTACATAACACATAGTTGTTTCATAGTTGTTgctttaaagtcagtttaatGTCACCACAGCGGTACTaaggagggttttttttaaggttatgaacagttaaaaataaaggaaataagcTGCAGTATTTTTACTACTTGCCAGTATTTACAGGACAAATTAAGAGTAAGCAAAAGTATATTTAAGGAATGTTTGGTGGATAGAAACAACTGATATTTTCTTGAGTGTGGCTCTAACGTTGCTGATGtcaagaaa belongs to Pagrus major chromosome 14, Pma_NU_1.0 and includes:
- the LOC141008301 gene encoding proline-rich protein 5-like, whose product is MEREGSFRRSLHNKLRLGSGSSSSLTDLSQAKTPGGGGGDKGGISGGLSEECSKDKGTQQRRAGANATWNSIHNAVISVFQRKDLGENELYTLNEGVRQLLKTELGSFFTEYLQNQLLTKGMVILRDKIRFYEGQKLLDSLADTWDFFFCDVLSMLQAIFYPVQGKEPSVRQLALLHFRNIITLNLKLDEALSRPRARVPPSIIQMLLILQGVHESKGVTDDYLRLESLIQKVVSPYLGTHGLYSRDGSSNLHCSSCLLEKRLQRSWPSKTSNSPVAKNPVVRSKSYNVPMLTPVVEYDIDSSAGGGTGIRRHSVSEMTSCLEESSSVAESTTTATNNTSTSSLANPSPAFTASVALSDTVTSIKDPRPRDANSPHNRQLRHHSPSILPEPSPDEDTHCTGSLVSDSSVSSRVLAQDTSSGPSPGSSPEIMMDHILESLDSEPEHDGIFLDFSRRCSGGSTHSRGSNRQSVA